A DNA window from Brassica napus cultivar Da-Ae unplaced genomic scaffold, Da-Ae ScsIHWf_2746;HRSCAF=3513, whole genome shotgun sequence contains the following coding sequences:
- the LOC125602115 gene encoding uncharacterized protein LOC125602115, which produces MKILKTKYLNAAELLRFSSGFGWDSTTKRFTASKEVWAEYLKAHPKFKKFRDETFEEFDDLKIIFDKNIATGTNAIGLGETTDAQTVRVAETEKEQANCAPFRNRKGDISQNVLAACNFDLEFIYVLSGWEGSAHDSKILNDVLRKFYLVDCGFANRRNFLAPYRGVRYHLQEFSGQDSTPQNDKELFNHRHASLRNVIERIFGIFKSRFLIFKSAPPFPYKTQTEIVLACVGLHNFLRKFCRTYNFPEEKDSEDVEDVEEVNNNDEEILVTQDQQREHANQVRATIATDMWRDFINV; this is translated from the exons ATGAAGatcttgaaaacaaaatatctaaaCGCGGCTGAACTTCTTCGTTTTAGTTCTGGATTTGGATGGGATTCAACCACAAAAAGGTTTACAGCTTCAAAAGAAGTTTGGGCTGAATATCTAAAG gcaCATCCAAAGTTCAAAAAGTTTCgtgatgaaacatttgaagaatttgatgatctcaaaattatatttgacaAGAATATAGCAACGGGTACGAATGCTATTGGTTTAGGTGAGACTACTGATGCACAAACAGTTAGAGTTGCAGAAACAGAAAAGGAGCAAGCAAATTGTG CTCCTTTCCGCAACAGAAAAGGTGATATATCTCAAAATGTATTGGCTGCATGTAATTTTGATCTTGAATTCATATACGTACTTAGTGGATGGGAAGGTTCAGCTCATGATTCAAAgatattaaatgatgttttaa GAAAATTTTATCTAGTTGACTGCGGTTTTGCAAATCGTCGGAACTTCTTAGCTCCATATCGAGGTGTTCGATACCATCTACAAGAGTTTTCTGGTCAGGATTCTACTCCTCAGAATGATAAAGAGTTGTTTAATCATCGTCATGCTTCCTTGAGGAATGTTATCGAGAGAATTTTTGGTATATTCAAATCTcggtttctaatttttaaatctgcACCCCCTTTTCCTTACAAGACACAAACAGAGATCGTACTTGCGTGTGTTGGGTTACATAATTTTCTTCGGAAGTTCTGTAGAACATATAATTTTCCTGAAGAAAAAGACTCTGAGGATGTAGAAGATGTTGAAGAAGTTAATAACAATGATGAAGAAATTCTTGTAACTCAAGATCAGCAAAGAGAACATGCCAATCAAGTGAGAGCCACAATAGCAACAGATATGTGGAGAGATTTTATAAACGTATGA
- the LOC125602117 gene encoding cytochrome P450 71B37-like produces MATIWFLSLLFVTILLLAAFKRKKQQRRPPSPPGLPIIGNLHQLGELPHQSLWKLSKEYGPVMFLKLGSIPTVVLSSSETAKQALKIHDLHCCSRPSLAGPRELSYNYLDIAFAPYDDYWKEVKKLCVQEVFSPKRVHTMQPIRDEEVKKLIDIVTKSAQEKTPVNLSEKFLSLTVGVICRAAFGVSFHETVLNSDRFDKFINEAFLFLGSFSASDFFPNGGWIVDRLTGLQGRRERSVRDLDAFYEQMFDLHREEKEKGSEDFVDLLLRFQKEESVLGYGKLTRNHVKAILMNDLIGGIGTSAITMTWAMTELMRSPRAMKKLQSEIRNQIGNKSMITLDDIEQLHYLKMVVKETWRLHPPAPLIVPREVMSEFEINGYQIQPKTRLYVNVWAIGRDPDTWKDPDMFLPERFIDNNIDPKGQSFELLPFGAGRRLCPAIYMGTSMVEFGLANMLFHFDWKLPEDMEVEDIDMEESPGLNVSKKNELLLVPVKYVYN; encoded by the exons ATGGCTACTATTTGGTTTCTATCACTTCTCTTCGTCACTATCCTTCTTCTCGCCGCCTTTAAACGCAAGAAGCAGCAACGACGACCACCATCTCCTCCTGGTTTACCGATCATCGGAAACTTACACCAGCTCGGGGAGTTACCGCATCAATCCCTGTGGAAACTCTCCAAAGAGTATGGTCCTGTTATGTTTCTGAAGCTTGGAAGCATCCCAACTGTAGTACTATCTTCCTCTGAAACAGCTAAACAAGCTCTGAAAATTCATGACCTCCATTGTTGTAGCCGTCCAAGCTTAGCAG GGCCAAGAGAGCTCTCTTACAATTATCTGGACATTGCTTTTGCTCCCTATGATGATTACTGGaaagaagttaagaaactgtgtGTGCAAGAAGTCTTTAGTCCTAAACGAGTTCACACGATGCAACCCATCAGGGACGAGGAAGTCAAGAAGCTGATAGACATAGTCACCAAATCAGCTCAAGAGAAAACACCAGTTAACTTGAGCGAGAAGTTTCTTTCTTTAACCGTTGGCGTGATTTGCAGGGCAGCATTTGGTGTGAGTTTCCATGAAACTGTACTCAACAGCGATAGATTCGACAAGTTCATCAACGAGGCATTTTTGTTTCTTGGGAGCTTCTCTGCCTCGGATTTTTTCCCAAACGGCGGCTGGATCGTCGACCGGCTCACCGGCTTACAAGGGAGGAGAGAGAGGAGTGTGAGAGATCTTGATGCTTTCTATGAACAGATGTTTGACCTACATAGAGAGGAAAAAGAAAAGGGAAGTGAAGATTTTGTGGATCTGCTCTTGAGGTTTCAGAAAGAAGAATCTGTTCTTGGATATGGGAAGCTCACAAGAAACCATGTCAAAGCAATCTTAATG AATGATCTTATTGGGGGCATAGGCACTTCTGCAATAACAATGACGTGGGCAATGACAGAACTTATGAGAAGCCCAAGagcaatgaagaaactgcaatcagAAATCAGAAATCAAATTGGGAACAAGTCAATGATCACCTTGGATGACATAGAGCAGCTCCACTACCTAAAAATGGTAGTCAAAGAAACATGGAGGCTACACCCTCCAGCACCTCTTATAGTTCCAAGAGAAGTAATGTCTGAATTTGAGATCAATGGCTACCAGATTCAACCCAAGACACGGCTTTATGTGAATGTTTGGGCTATAGGGCGTGATCCTGATACCTGGAAAGATCCAGATATGTTTCTCCCTGAAAGATTTATTGATAACAACATTGACCCAAAAGGGCAGAGTTTTGAGTTATTGCCATTTGGGGCTGGCAGGAGACTATGTCCAGCAATATACATGGGGACATCAATGGTGGAGTTTGGTCTTGCTAATATGTTGTTTCATTTTGACTGGAAATTACCAGAAGACATGGAGGTTGAAGATATCGACATGGAAGAGTCTCCTGGACTAAATGTGAGCAAGAAAAATGAACTTTTACTTGTTCCTGTGAAGTATGTATATAATTGA